Proteins co-encoded in one Synechococcus elongatus PCC 6301 genomic window:
- a CDS encoding TIGR00297 family protein, translating to MTLLETELDWLTAIAINGVLLAFGLRSRAKLLTREGYLHAAFLGVLIWGSLQAAGYILVLLYLGIGSLLTRWGKARKEAAGIAEAREGKRGPENVWGSALIGTAAALAAWYWQDWPAIADLAKLAFVASFATKLADTAGSEVGKAFGKRTFLITTLRPVPAGTEGAVSLEGTVAGLVAALVMASFGWLFGLISTTAIAICVLAALIGTTAESWIGATFQTRWQWLSNELVNVINTLIGAIAAMLLDLLI from the coding sequence ATGACACTGCTTGAGACGGAACTCGACTGGCTGACTGCGATCGCAATCAACGGAGTATTACTGGCCTTCGGGCTGCGATCGCGGGCAAAATTACTGACCCGTGAAGGTTACCTCCATGCGGCATTTCTGGGCGTATTGATTTGGGGCAGCTTGCAGGCAGCGGGCTACATTTTGGTCCTGCTCTACCTAGGGATTGGCTCACTCTTGACCCGCTGGGGCAAAGCTCGCAAAGAGGCGGCCGGCATTGCGGAAGCAAGGGAAGGTAAGCGTGGCCCTGAAAATGTCTGGGGCTCTGCGTTGATCGGCACAGCAGCCGCACTTGCAGCTTGGTACTGGCAGGATTGGCCAGCGATCGCCGACTTAGCAAAACTCGCTTTCGTCGCTAGCTTCGCCACCAAGTTGGCGGATACAGCAGGGAGTGAAGTCGGCAAAGCCTTCGGCAAACGCACATTTTTGATCACAACCCTACGACCAGTGCCAGCTGGAACCGAAGGCGCAGTCAGCTTAGAAGGAACTGTTGCAGGTTTGGTTGCAGCCCTAGTGATGGCTAGTTTTGGCTGGCTGTTTGGCCTGATCTCTACCACTGCGATTGCAATTTGTGTCCTCGCCGCCTTGATTGGCACCACGGCTGAAAGCTGGATTGGTGCGACCTTCCAAACCCGTTGGCAGTGGCTTAGTAATGAACTGGTCAACGTCATCAATACGCTGATTGGTGCGATCGCAGCCATGCTGCTGGACCTGCTGATTTAG
- a CDS encoding VOC family protein, translated as MMAAALFHLAFPVSDLALTKQFYVQGLGCRAGRGSPTSLILDLAGHQIVAHLSRSPLTPQNGIYPRHFGLVFTDEVDWDALLDRAQQQNLSFYQPARLRFPDSLLEHRTFFLEDPFHNLLEFKFYRHPEAIFGAQDFALVGDSTGA; from the coding sequence ATGATGGCTGCCGCTCTTTTTCACTTGGCATTTCCGGTCAGTGATCTTGCCCTGACTAAGCAATTTTATGTGCAGGGTTTGGGCTGTCGTGCCGGACGAGGGTCGCCGACCTCGCTCATTTTGGATCTAGCAGGCCACCAAATTGTCGCTCACCTGAGCCGATCGCCCCTGACGCCACAGAATGGCATTTATCCGCGTCACTTTGGGCTGGTTTTTACTGATGAAGTGGATTGGGATGCCTTGCTCGATCGCGCCCAGCAGCAGAATCTCAGCTTTTATCAACCGGCACGGTTGCGCTTCCCTGACAGCTTGTTAGAACACCGGACTTTTTTCCTTGAAGATCCCTTCCACAACTTGCTGGAATTTAAGTTCTATCGGCACCCGGAGGCAATTTTTGGCGCTCAAGACTTTGCCCTAGTTGGGGATTCCACTGGCGCTTAG
- a CDS encoding ATP-binding protein — MSETQERLQRLRAQAASLVFYAGILESATGRAFLELLDALSHQQPLAAVTAYSTWLGHLLASRQSWPQWLMHHIRSDDNPFSRQAQFAIASSLPEVWQQSACQDLQTLQQLASAPPRLLAPMVQALADLPTPPPHWLEETRDREAQWAETEDWAMLLPDLIQHYQQRGVGFFNRYWALRWQQGQLHGIEHPDPIPLSDLAGYELQKETLKRNTEFLLAGLPAQNVLLYGSCGAGKSSMVKALINAYGDRGLRLIEVGKADLRELPQILDQLRESALSFIVFVDDLSFEEDDETFKALKVVLEGGLTARPPNVVVYATSNRRHLVREYFDERPNPTEANEVHAWDSVQEKLSFSDRFGLTLTFEPADQDTYLAIVRHLASEVGLTMPLETLEFRARQWATRHNGRSGRTARQFMDWLIAEQSLPNPL, encoded by the coding sequence ATGAGCGAGACTCAGGAGCGCTTACAACGATTGCGAGCTCAAGCGGCAAGTCTCGTTTTTTATGCCGGGATTTTAGAGTCTGCGACTGGACGTGCTTTTTTAGAACTGCTTGACGCACTGAGTCACCAACAACCACTCGCTGCAGTCACGGCCTACAGCACTTGGCTAGGTCACCTCTTGGCTAGCCGACAAAGTTGGCCACAGTGGCTAATGCACCACATTCGCAGCGATGACAATCCGTTTAGCCGACAGGCGCAATTTGCGATCGCCAGCAGCTTACCTGAGGTCTGGCAGCAAAGTGCCTGCCAAGATCTGCAAACGTTGCAGCAACTAGCCAGTGCTCCCCCCAGACTGTTAGCTCCGATGGTGCAGGCACTCGCAGATCTGCCCACCCCCCCGCCACATTGGCTAGAAGAAACCCGCGATCGCGAAGCGCAATGGGCGGAAACTGAAGACTGGGCCATGCTGTTGCCAGACTTGATCCAGCATTATCAGCAGCGGGGGGTCGGGTTCTTCAATCGCTATTGGGCCTTGCGCTGGCAGCAAGGACAACTGCACGGCATTGAGCATCCCGATCCAATCCCCTTATCCGATTTAGCGGGCTACGAGCTCCAAAAAGAGACGCTCAAACGTAATACGGAATTTTTGCTGGCAGGGCTGCCCGCCCAAAATGTCTTGCTTTACGGCAGCTGTGGTGCTGGGAAATCCTCAATGGTCAAAGCTCTGATTAATGCCTATGGCGATCGTGGCCTCCGACTGATTGAAGTGGGTAAAGCCGATCTCAGGGAGCTGCCTCAAATTTTGGATCAGCTGCGGGAATCTGCTCTCAGTTTTATTGTTTTTGTCGATGACCTGTCCTTTGAAGAAGATGACGAAACCTTCAAAGCACTCAAGGTTGTCCTAGAAGGCGGCTTAACAGCACGGCCACCTAATGTCGTAGTTTATGCCACCTCCAACCGTCGCCATCTGGTACGGGAATATTTTGATGAGCGCCCCAACCCAACAGAAGCCAATGAGGTTCACGCCTGGGATTCGGTACAAGAGAAACTCTCCTTCAGCGATCGCTTTGGCTTGACGCTCACGTTTGAGCCCGCTGATCAAGACACTTACTTGGCGATTGTTCGCCATTTAGCTAGCGAAGTCGGCTTGACAATGCCGCTCGAAACGCTGGAATTTCGCGCCCGTCAATGGGCAACTCGCCACAATGGGCGATCGGGCCGTACCGCTCGGCAGTTCATGGACTGGCTGATTGCCGAACAGAGCCTGCCCAACCCTCTCTGA
- the gyrA gene encoding DNA gyrase subunit A, with protein sequence MSAQERIIQTDLRNEMSRSYLEYAMSVIVGRALPDARDGLKPVHRRILYAMYELGLTPDRPFRKCARVVGEVLGKYHPHGDTAVYDALVRMAQDFSMRSPLIDGHGNFGSIDNDPPAAMRYTESRLKPLTTDGLLQDIEAETVDFSDNFDGSQQEPTVLPARLPQLLLNGSSGIAVGMATNIPPHNPTELIAGVIALIHNPEISDRELMRHIPGPDFPTGGQVLGSAGIRDAYLTGKGSITMRGVATIDTIEAPGRPVRDAIIITELPYQTNKAALIERIAEMVNEKRLEGISDIRDESDRDGMRIVIELKRDAYPQVVLNNLYKQTPLQSNFSANMLALVDGEPVLLTLKRSLEVFLDFRIETIERRTRYELRKAEERDHLLQGLLIALGNLDAIIELIRRSADAPRAKQELIDVYGLSEVQSDAILQMQLRRLTALEAEKIEQEHQDLQRRIEDYRDILARRERVLEIIETELEQLQQRFQEPRRTTLLEADGELETIDLIANEKSILLLTQQGYIKRMPVNEFTAQSRGTRGKAGAKTKDDDSVEHFLTCCDHDNILFFSDRGVVYNLPAYRIPAASRNARGVPIVQLLPIPREERITSIVPVSAFSDDEYLVMLTQGGYIKKTALSAFANIRSNGLIAIALSEGDQLRWVRLAKPEDSILIGSRKGMTIHFRASHDDLRPLGRATRGVRAMSLRSGDTLISMDVLPASLTANMTETGDEDEADDAVEVVASPGPWVLVVTAQGLGKRVPVHQFRLQKRAGLGLRAIKFRSKQDELVSLRIVESGDELVMISQRSVIIRQASDAIPQQSRAATGVRVQRLDADDVLAAVALVPPGEEELDETSEDAIASDEPN encoded by the coding sequence ATGAGTGCCCAGGAGCGCATCATCCAGACTGACCTGCGCAACGAAATGTCGCGCTCCTATCTCGAGTACGCGATGAGCGTGATTGTCGGGCGCGCGCTGCCCGATGCTCGGGATGGCCTCAAGCCGGTGCACCGGCGCATTCTTTACGCGATGTATGAGCTGGGCCTGACGCCCGATCGCCCCTTCCGAAAATGTGCACGGGTGGTCGGGGAAGTGCTCGGTAAGTATCACCCCCACGGCGACACGGCGGTCTATGACGCCTTGGTTCGCATGGCCCAAGACTTCTCGATGCGATCGCCCTTGATCGATGGCCACGGCAACTTCGGATCGATCGACAACGATCCGCCGGCGGCGATGCGGTACACCGAGTCGCGCCTGAAGCCGCTGACAACTGATGGTTTGCTTCAGGATATCGAAGCCGAAACTGTCGATTTCAGCGATAACTTTGACGGCTCGCAACAGGAACCAACAGTTCTGCCGGCGCGGCTGCCGCAACTGCTGCTGAACGGTTCCTCCGGCATTGCGGTCGGCATGGCGACCAACATTCCGCCCCATAATCCAACGGAACTGATCGCCGGCGTGATTGCGCTGATCCACAACCCCGAGATCAGCGATCGCGAGCTGATGCGCCACATCCCGGGGCCAGACTTCCCTACTGGCGGCCAAGTCTTGGGTTCGGCGGGCATTCGTGATGCCTACCTGACTGGCAAAGGCTCGATCACGATGCGGGGTGTGGCGACGATCGACACGATCGAAGCCCCAGGACGTCCGGTGCGCGACGCGATCATCATTACGGAGTTGCCTTACCAGACCAACAAGGCAGCGCTGATTGAGCGCATTGCTGAGATGGTCAACGAGAAGCGCTTGGAGGGTATTTCCGACATTCGCGACGAAAGCGATCGCGATGGCATGCGCATTGTCATTGAACTGAAGCGCGACGCCTACCCGCAGGTGGTGCTCAACAACCTCTACAAACAGACACCACTGCAAAGTAACTTCAGCGCCAACATGCTGGCGTTGGTGGATGGCGAGCCGGTCCTACTGACCCTGAAGCGATCGCTAGAAGTCTTCCTTGATTTCCGGATCGAGACGATCGAACGACGGACGCGCTACGAACTTCGTAAGGCTGAAGAGCGCGACCACCTGCTGCAAGGGTTGCTGATTGCGCTGGGGAATCTCGATGCGATCATCGAACTGATTCGGCGATCGGCGGATGCCCCACGAGCCAAACAGGAACTGATCGACGTTTACGGTCTATCGGAAGTCCAGTCCGACGCCATTCTGCAGATGCAGTTGCGGCGACTAACGGCGCTGGAAGCCGAGAAGATCGAGCAGGAACACCAGGATCTGCAGCGCCGCATCGAAGACTATCGCGATATCTTGGCCCGCCGCGAGCGGGTGCTGGAAATCATCGAAACCGAGCTGGAGCAGTTGCAGCAGCGCTTCCAAGAGCCGCGCCGCACCACCTTGCTGGAAGCAGACGGTGAACTAGAAACGATCGACCTGATTGCCAACGAGAAGTCGATCCTGCTGTTGACTCAGCAGGGCTATATCAAGCGGATGCCGGTCAACGAGTTCACGGCGCAAAGTCGCGGAACACGGGGTAAAGCAGGGGCGAAGACGAAGGATGACGATAGTGTCGAGCATTTCTTGACTTGCTGTGACCACGACAACATCCTCTTCTTCAGCGATCGCGGGGTGGTCTACAATCTGCCGGCCTACCGGATTCCGGCGGCCTCTCGCAATGCGCGGGGTGTGCCGATCGTGCAATTGCTGCCGATTCCCCGCGAAGAACGAATCACTTCGATCGTGCCGGTCAGCGCCTTCAGTGACGATGAATATCTGGTGATGCTGACTCAGGGCGGCTACATCAAGAAAACGGCGCTCTCCGCTTTTGCCAACATTCGTTCCAACGGTCTGATTGCGATCGCCCTGTCCGAAGGTGACCAACTGCGCTGGGTGCGACTGGCGAAACCGGAAGACAGCATTCTGATTGGTTCCCGCAAGGGGATGACCATCCACTTCCGCGCCAGCCATGATGATCTGCGACCCTTGGGGCGGGCCACGCGCGGTGTACGGGCAATGTCCTTGCGGTCGGGCGACACCTTGATCTCGATGGATGTGTTGCCTGCTTCTCTGACGGCCAACATGACCGAAACAGGCGATGAGGATGAAGCGGATGATGCCGTAGAAGTTGTTGCAAGTCCCGGACCTTGGGTGCTGGTGGTGACAGCGCAAGGGTTAGGGAAACGGGTGCCTGTGCATCAGTTCCGCCTGCAGAAACGAGCAGGTCTGGGTTTGCGGGCGATTAAATTCCGCAGCAAGCAAGATGAGCTGGTTTCATTACGGATTGTCGAAAGTGGTGACGAACTGGTGATGATCAGTCAACGCAGCGTGATCATTCGCCAAGCCAGCGATGCGATTCCGCAGCAATCCCGCGCTGCCACAGGCGTTCGTGTTCAACGCTTGGATGCCGATGACGTACTCGCAGCAGTTGCCCTCGTGCCACCCGGCGAGGAAGAGCTGGATGAGACTAGTGAGGATGCGATCGCGAGCGACGAACCTAACTAA